The Streptomyces sp. NBC_01268 genome window below encodes:
- a CDS encoding AAA family ATPase: MTFENVTVDSPAPAPGALLLVGIPGSGKSTVAAALAARFERSAHIEVDHLQELIVQGCHWPTPDGDPEADRQILLRARNGCLLADSFVTAGFLPVLDDVVVRRSHLDFYRAHVTAGPLHVVVLAPGPEKAWERNNARHKKLTTNWAFLDEAMREELTGEGVWIDNAEQTVEETVDAVLAATGLDAAARTA; the protein is encoded by the coding sequence ATGACCTTCGAGAACGTCACCGTCGACAGCCCCGCCCCCGCCCCCGGAGCCCTCCTCCTCGTCGGCATCCCGGGCAGTGGCAAGAGCACCGTCGCGGCGGCCCTCGCGGCCCGGTTCGAGCGGTCCGCGCACATCGAGGTCGACCACCTCCAGGAGCTGATCGTCCAGGGCTGCCACTGGCCCACCCCGGACGGCGACCCGGAGGCGGACCGGCAGATCCTGCTGCGTGCCCGCAACGGCTGCCTGCTGGCGGACAGTTTCGTCACCGCGGGCTTCCTGCCCGTCCTGGACGACGTGGTCGTGCGCCGCTCCCACCTCGACTTCTACCGCGCCCACGTGACGGCCGGCCCGCTCCACGTGGTGGTCCTGGCCCCCGGCCCGGAGAAGGCCTGGGAGCGCAACAACGCGCGCCACAAGAAGCTCACGACCAACTGGGCCTTCCTCGACGAGGCCATGCGCGAGGAGCTGACCGGCGAGGGCGTCTGGATCGACAACGCGGAACAGACGGTCGAGGAGACCGTGGACGCGGTCCTGGCGGCTACGGGGCTGGACGCGGCCGCGCGCACCGCTTGA